A genomic segment from Kiritimatiellia bacterium encodes:
- the hpt gene encoding hypoxanthine phosphoribosyltransferase, protein MRPHHIQRVLFPAEAIARRVAELAGEIAQTTPGPELCVIGILRGSFVFLADLIRCFHHHRLRPRLDFTLLQSYGGQTCSSGEIRVLRDFDLDVRGRDTLIVDDILDTGRTLAFAAGRARERGAARVRTCVLLDKPARRVVPIRADFVAFTCPDEFVVGYGLDYDSLYRDLPWIAAVTFTDDMSPADRARVGTQPESQR, encoded by the coding sequence ATGCGACCGCATCACATTCAACGCGTGCTGTTCCCGGCCGAGGCGATCGCGCGCCGTGTCGCAGAACTCGCCGGTGAAATCGCCCAAACGACGCCCGGCCCCGAGCTGTGCGTAATCGGCATCCTGCGCGGTAGCTTCGTGTTTCTGGCCGATCTGATCCGCTGCTTTCATCATCACCGGCTCCGCCCGCGCCTCGACTTCACGCTGCTGCAGAGCTACGGCGGCCAAACCTGCTCCTCCGGTGAGATCCGCGTGTTGCGCGACTTTGACTTGGATGTTCGCGGGCGGGACACGCTTATCGTCGATGACATCCTGGACACCGGCCGCACGCTCGCGTTTGCGGCCGGGCGCGCACGGGAGCGCGGCGCCGCGCGCGTGCGCACTTGCGTGTTACTCGACAAGCCCGCGCGCCGCGTGGTGCCGATCCGCGCGGATTTCGTCGCGTTCACCTGTCCCGATGAGTTCGTTGTCGGCTACGGCCTCGACTACGACTCCCTCTATCGCGATCTGCCCTGGATCGCGGCGGTCACCTTCACCGACGACATGTCCCCCGCTGACCGGGCGCGCGTCGGCACACAACCGGAGTCGCAGAGATGA